The following nucleotide sequence is from Raphanus sativus cultivar WK10039 unplaced genomic scaffold, ASM80110v3 Scaffold2798, whole genome shotgun sequence.
ataaatattttcattaaattttacttatttagatataaaaaatgattgaaatatataaaacttaaatgtaaaataaacgAAAGTCTTGTCTGCCATAGCGTTTTCGTACTATACTTCTCACATGTGCCTGTCTTGTTTGTCAAATTATGGATTGTGTAAACTCAAAAGAAAATAGCGGTTAATTAACATTCCTTTGATCGTtgattagtatatatataatataaagttgggattaatatatatataatgatgtaTTAAAAATGAGTAACTCGACGGTGTATTAAGTGGAGCGTTGTACGACATAGCAAATTAAAAGCAATGTGATTATAGAGCATCTATTCTATGCATGAACCCGTAGAAATAATCAACATTTTACGAACGAGCACAATAATATTAgcgtaaataaaaaaataaatgtctcACTTGcaaattataaagttataataTCAATGATCGTCCAACAATCAACATCATTTATTGCTAAACATCATCATGCCCATGTATGATTACGATGGAAGAATCTGACCTAATAAATTGTATGTCAAGTTGACAACGAATTCATCTCGATCTACATTACcagaatataatatttgtatataaacaatataataagaaaaatcgAATCAACAAAGACCGCTACTGTTTATTTATCCCTTGTATACATCCCCTCTATAAATGTGAGGTCGAGGAAATAAATGGGACTCTATAAAGACAGAGACGCACCCTCGTGTTGGCTGGGGCCATTGAAAATCATGTCTTGTGTTTCACTGTCCAATAACATTACAAATTCAGACGTGTGTAGTGTTCCTACTAAAATGCctgaatggaaaaaaaaatgccTGAATGAATATGGATAATGAATATGGCCTTCGATCAGGCCTGATCGCCTTAAGGTTAAGGCCCCTTAACAGTGGTCGTTTTTCACTCCCTTAGTGCCTACATGGGCCGTtgattaaagattttttttgtatttggtgAGACATTGAGGAGATGATCTCAAATAGTAATGCCCAACTCATCGATTGTAGTTTCACTTAGTACATCGCCTCCTTAACATGCCAAGAGCAGTCACTAGGTTAAGTCTCTGACCTATTTATTTAAcgtgaaaatatatgtaactgGAAATAATGTTTATTCAGCTTAGAATTCGTTTCGCACTGGTAACAATAGACAATGGAAAGTTTTAAGTCcattccaattttttaaaaaaacttgaaaaagtaagtgaagaagaaaagaaaccaGTAACAGAAGACTAGAAACCAAAGTGAAAACAATCATATTATCATTATAACCCCTTTTGGTTTGCTCAGTGATCTTCAATCTTTTTCAAACCCTTCATATCAGTAGTCTCCACCCTGTAAGTAAAGGTATAGAAAGAGCTAAGCGCCTAAGCTGAACAGTCTCTTCAGGTAGtaaacaaaagtttttttttgagagaCTTACGTTGAACCGTAGAGAGCGATCTTCTGGACCTTTGTGACCTCAGAACCTGATTGGTTGTCTTCAATGAAGATCGTCAAGCTTTGAATTACATATACATAAAACAGGTTAGGTTACTTCGACCTTGTGATTTTGCTGAGTAAGTATTATAAAACAAAGaacatgataaaaaaaaagccTTTACCTACGAACGTTCTGAAACTTTACATATTTAAGGACCACTGGTTTTCCCTGCAAATGGATTTGAACAGAAAGGTCTCAATCAAAATAGATAGATCATTCACTATATGAATAAAGTTAGATTTCAAAAATGTCTTTATTACCTTGAGGTTTTCTTCAGTTAGTTCAGCGGTGTCACTTGGAGGAAAATCATTGACATTGCTGTATTAAAGAGTTTTAAGTTAATAAACTTGAAAATCATCGAGTTTGATAACGATAAGATAACATTCACATTACCTGAAGCACATGTGCTCTTTGTTTGAGAAAAACTTCACTGTTTTAGGACCTGAAAAGTCAAAAGTTTAATCTCAACGACACAGTTAACAACAACAAGGCAGGACTAAAATCACAATAACCTATATCacattcaataatattaaaaagcaTTTACCATCGTCTTCAGGGCCTTTGATAGCAAAGGAATGTAGTTTGATAACTTGGTTGAAAGGAATATAGATTAGGAGTTGCTCATCAGCATCACTCTCTAAGTTCAAACCTGCATCTTCTCTATACCCCTACACCAAAACCAACAACTAAATCAATCTCATgctcataaaaaaaaacagcagCAAAGATCAAACAATGTCAAAActataatagttttattttatttatacaaaactCGGTTTCTAACTCAAATCATCTTATACAAGTATTCAcgcgaacaaaaaaaaaagttggtaaTAGAGACAGAGAACTAGTTAATAATAAACTACCTGCTTGAGAGCGTTGGGCAAAGAGTGAGTTGAGCTTTGGTTGAGGCATTGAACACCAGACCAGTCCATGAAATCTAACAGATCAAcctgacaaaacaaaaaacaaaaaatcaaaacacaacCAATCAAAACTTCCATAAGATTAAATACATCACAAACAACCTAAGACTCTAAAATCTCAACAGACAGAAACCCTAACTATTCTACGATTAATTTCACCTGTCCTTTCGGAATCTCGCTGGCTGATTCGGCCGACatcgtgattttttttttctctgaagATCTTTAGAAAGTGGAAGAATATAATTAGACTTCGTTCGACGGAAATAAAAAGCTTTTATATCTGTTCTttagaaagtaaaaaaacaaaactaaaacgaCGCCGCATCATAACCCTCTGGTTGAGTTAGCCGGTTATTAGCTTAAAATCCTGTATTTCCAATTATACCCCCGTACCAACTATAAAAACTGCACTGACCTTCCTCTTCCACTCAAAAGTCAAAcccaaacctctctctctctctctccaatggCTTCCTTATCCTTCGTCTCATCCTCTCACCACCTTACTCTACGTACTCCTCCTCTCACCCTACGCAAAACATCTTCCCCTAGAACCTCCGTCTCCTTCTCCGTCAAGGCCCAATCCGTC
It contains:
- the LOC130506003 gene encoding PITH domain-containing protein At3g04780-like — its product is MSAESASEIPKGQVDLLDFMDWSGVQCLNQSSTHSLPNALKQGYREDAGLNLESDADEQLLIYIPFNQVIKLHSFAIKGPEDDGPKTVKFFSNKEHMCFSNVNDFPPSDTAELTEENLKGKPVVLKYVKFQNVRSLTIFIEDNQSGSEVTKVQKIALYGSTVETTDMKGLKKIEDH